From a region of the Natator depressus isolate rNatDep1 chromosome 15, rNatDep2.hap1, whole genome shotgun sequence genome:
- the RILPL2 gene encoding RILP-like protein 2, with translation MQGHQHPEEGEEKEEPGPENAFEKSPFQLTAEDVYDISYVVGREILKISSEPQGEVPTRIAQLQFKIVRILEMLEALVNESNLTVEELKMERDNLKKEVEGLRKEGPPGNAEQLSLGPDKMIIDLTDPNRPRFTLQELRDVLQERNQLKAQLLITQEELQCYKSGISQREDQAGPMEKESTVCRPSGSSKSNEEKTIIKRLFSFKYGKRI, from the exons ATGCAGGGTCATCAGCACccagaggagggagaggagaaggaggagcctGGCCCTGAAAACGCCTTTGAGAAGAGCCCCTTCCAGCTGACAGCAGAGGATGTCTATGACATTTCCTACGTGGTGGGCAGGGAGATCCTGAAAATAAGCAGCGAGCCCCAGGGGGAGGTGCCCACCAGGATCGCCCAGTTGCAGTTCAAGATAGTGAGGATTCTGGAAATGCTGGAGGCTTTGGTGAATGAGAGTAACCTGACAGTGGAGGAGCTGAAGATGGAGAGAGACAATCTCAAAAAGGAGGTGGAGGGACTCAGAAAGGAGGGTCCTCCAGGGAACGCAGAGCAG CTGAGCCTTGGACCAGACAAAATGATAATAGATCTCACAGATCCAAATCGTCCACGGTTCACATTGCAGGAGTTGAGAGATGTGCTGCAGGAACGTAACCAGCTGAAAGCACAACTTCTTATTACACAAGAGGAGCTACAGTGCTATAAGAG TGgcatttcacagagggaggaccAGGCTGGGCCAATGGAAAAGGAATCCACTGTCTGCAGACCTTCTGGCTCAAGCAAGTCTAACGAAGAGAAAACAATCATAAAGCGTCT GTTCTCTTTTAAATACGGGAAACGAATATGA